DNA from Bacteroidales bacterium:
AAGGTACGACAAAATATAATTTTGTCAATTCCTATCAGAACTTACCCTGAAATGTAAAATTTGTTTTCTATTTTTTTAAGACTTGTTAAGACTTAAGCGATTCTTTATTTCGTTTAAGTCTTTTTTTACTTCATTAATTGATTGCTGCAACTCATTTTTTGGCAAAGATGGCTCTGGGAACTCAGAGCTTATGTAGTTTACAAATTTCCACACTTCTTTAATTTCAGAAACACTAATTTCATAAGGTTTATACTCAGGATTTAATGAATGCAAAATAATTTTTCCTTCATTTTTAATACGATTTTCAACAACTTTAAAAACAATTCCATCATCAAGAGTTAAAATCACATAAGCATGCCTATTTCTAATAAGATTCCAGTTTTGAACAAATTCGGCTGTAACATAAGACTTATCAGGAATAGGCAACATACTATCTCCACTAATCTGAAAAGTTCTGTATTTTTTGTTTTCGCTTAAAAAAGGAAGATGAAAAGTCGGCAAAACTTTAATATATTCAGGATCTGCAAATCCTAATTTATATCCCGCTTTAGCTTTTTCATTAACCAGCTCTATGTTTTCAATATTTTTGTTATTAACCGTAGTTGCTAAAACTCTTAAGCTGCTACCTCTAATATAAGGGTCAGCCCCCAACTCAATTTGGCTAAGCTGAAACTCGCTCATCTCACTAATATCCTTTGTTACAAGCATATCAATAGACACATGAAAAAACGTGCTAAATTTCAAAAGCTCCTCTATCCCTGGCTCTGAAACTCGATTTTCATATCCATTTAGTGTTGACCTGTTTATATTTATAGCATCAGCCAAATCTTGTTGAGTAAGATTTTTACGTTTTCTTAGAAACCTAATGTTATCCGACAAAAAAGGATTCATTGCTTTATTTTTAAGCAAAAATAATGATTAGTTTCTAAATAAGCAAATTTTTTTATCTAAAAATCAGCTAGTAATCTCAGATTTAATTGCCGCGATGTTAAATAATTTGGAACTGCGTAACTGTTATTTTCTACATCTGTAACCCAAATGTAAGAAGCCGTATTGTTTATATTGAGCATATTAAACACTTCTAAACTTATCCATGCGTTTTTAATAAACTTCAGATTTTTCCTTCCTTTTCGCTCATTTTTGTATCCAATTAATTGTTTTGAAAAGCCGATATCTACTCGCCTGTAAGGTGGCATTCTAAACGAATTCTTTATTATTTTTTCATTTGGCAATCCAAAAGGTAATCCTGTGCCGAAAACCAAACTTAGATGCATTTTATAGCTTGGATTTTTAGGTAAATAATCCTGGAAAAACAGGCTTATATTAAAACGTTGATCTGTCGGTCTAGGAATGAAGCCCGGCTCTACCTTCAAGCTATCAACAGCAACTTTATCAATAGTAGTAGGGCGTATAGTGTCTCCGTTTGCGTTGAAATACAAATAATAATAATCCCCGTTAATATCTTCTTGTGTTTTCATAATACTGATGCTAACCCACGACTCAGCATCACTAACAAATTGCCCATTCAATTTCAAATCAAGTCCTGTTGCATAGCCACGAGAAGTATATTGAGGCAGATATTTTATTCTAACATTATCAATCACATAAGGTATCATATTGTTCAGAGCCTTGTAATAAACTTCTCCAGCAACTTTACAAGGACGATTCCACAATGTGTTTACATGCTCAGCACCTAACACAAAATGTATAGATTGTTGAGCCTTAACATTTTTATGCAATTTTCCACTAAAATCTCTCAACTCACGATAAAATGGCGGCTGCTGATATAGTCCGGTAGCAAATCTAAAAGAAAAATCCTTATTCCAATTTGGTTTAAAGCTCATTGCAAATCGTGGGCTAAAAATAGTTTGCTTATTAACGTTCCAATACGAAGCTCTTACACCTGCTATAAAATTCAATCTAGCACTATCTACAATTACCTCTTTGCCGTATTGCAAAAAGCTCGAATATCTTAATGAATTAAGAGAAAGTTTTGAAATTAACACATTATTCAAATCAAAAAACCTATATTCCTGAGGTTGCGTATAGCCCACACTATCAGGCAAATGTGGCAAAGAATAGCCAGAAGAGTCAATATAATTCCACTGCCATAATTTGTCGTTTATGCTTTCAGTTTGAGCTTTAACGCTCCAATGCAAATAATATGATTTTTTTTCAAACAAGCCCTTATGTTCTAATGAAAAAACTCTTATATCCAAAAAATTTCTTGCATGTTCTAAATATGTTCCAACGCCCAAATTCTCAGCAATTTCGCCATATCTATCGCTTCCCATATCTGTTTCCAACAATCCAAGCCAATATTGACCTTGAATGTCGTATTTTTCGTCTTCAAAAGAAGAATAGCCCGATGCAATATATTTTAGCAATAAATTTTTATTTGGCTGATGCTGAAATCTAAGACCACCTAAAAAAGTTAAATATTTATCAATTTCGCCACCATCAAAATATATTTTAAGTTGTAAAGCCCTATTAAATGTTCCAAAAGATGTTTCGCTTTCTTTAGGAATGAGGCTGTATCTATTTGAACTAAAATATCCCAAAAAGCTCAATTCGGAAGTTTCTGACAGCTGCCAAGTTAAATAATTTTGCCAATCAATAAACATTGGTTTGTAAGCTCCTTTGGTGTCCATTGCTGACAAAATATATTTTGAATTTTTATATCTAAATCCAGATAAAAACGTCATTAATCCGCGGTTGCCAACACCTTCTAAATGAGCACTTGCGCCTAACAAGCTCAATTGCACATCGCCACGCAATGAGTCGGGACGTTTATATTTCACATCTAAAACAGAGGAAATTTTATCTCCGTATTTAGCTTCAAATCCGCCTGACGAAAACGAAACCGAATTTACGAGGCTAGAATTTAAAAAGCTCAAACCTTCTTGCTGTCCGCTTCGGATAAGGAAAGGACGATAAATTTCAATGTCGTTTACATACACAATATTTTCATCAAAGTTGCCTCCACGCACCGAATATGTTGATGAAAGCTCATTCCCCGAAGACACTCCCAT
Protein-coding regions in this window:
- a CDS encoding helix-turn-helix domain-containing protein codes for the protein MNPFLSDNIRFLRKRKNLTQQDLADAININRSTLNGYENRVSEPGIEELLKFSTFFHVSIDMLVTKDISEMSEFQLSQIELGADPYIRGSSLRVLATTVNNKNIENIELVNEKAKAGYKLGFADPEYIKVLPTFHLPFLSENKKYRTFQISGDSMLPIPDKSYVTAEFVQNWNLIRNRHAYVILTLDDGIVFKVVENRIKNEGKIILHSLNPEYKPYEISVSEIKEVWKFVNYISSEFPEPSLPKNELQQSINEVKKDLNEIKNRLSLNKS
- a CDS encoding TonB-dependent receptor; this encodes MKLLNRIIYIFIFQLISIYGFCQNAIVYGKITDQNGKKLELVNVSMVGMSGGTASDMNGNYELKIPSSKQVVIAFSMLSYAIKYDTLNLSAGQRFELNVILEVQAKNLTAVNVEANYNVAGGIVSMNPKTSVLLPTYGGFETMVKLVGMGVSSGNELSSTYSVRGGNFDENIVYVNDIEIYRPFLIRSGQQEGLSFLNSSLVNSVSFSSGGFEAKYGDKISSVLDVKYKRPDSLRGDVQLSLLGASAHLEGVGNRGLMTFLSGFRYKNSKYILSAMDTKGAYKPMFIDWQNYLTWQLSETSELSFLGYFSSNRYSLIPKESETSFGTFNRALQLKIYFDGGEIDKYLTFLGGLRFQHQPNKNLLLKYIASGYSSFEDEKYDIQGQYWLGLLETDMGSDRYGEIAENLGVGTYLEHARNFLDIRVFSLEHKGLFEKKSYYLHWSVKAQTESINDKLWQWNYIDSSGYSLPHLPDSVGYTQPQEYRFFDLNNVLISKLSLNSLRYSSFLQYGKEVIVDSARLNFIAGVRASYWNVNKQTIFSPRFAMSFKPNWNKDFSFRFATGLYQQPPFYRELRDFSGKLHKNVKAQQSIHFVLGAEHVNTLWNRPCKVAGEVYYKALNNMIPYVIDNVRIKYLPQYTSRGYATGLDLKLNGQFVSDAESWVSISIMKTQEDINGDYYYLYFNANGDTIRPTTIDKVAVDSLKVEPGFIPRPTDQRFNISLFFQDYLPKNPSYKMHLSLVFGTGLPFGLPNEKIIKNSFRMPPYRRVDIGFSKQLIGYKNERKGRKNLKFIKNAWISLEVFNMLNINNTASYIWVTDVENNSYAVPNYLTSRQLNLRLLADF